GCGCGAGGATCCTTCCCGGCGCGCCGTGTGGCATGCCGTGCAATCCACCCCCGCCACCCGCGCGACAGCCGCAGATACCGAGCGTCAGCTGCTTTGCCCCTTGTCAGAAATCCTCTCCCCACTCGCGCCGTCCATGAGCGATGACGAACGCATTGACCTGGCCGGCTTCCTTATCCACAGCGTGGTCTCGCAGCTCAATTACGCAACTGCGGGCGACCCCAGTGGCTTTGATGCTGTGGTCGTAGAGATTAAGCGCATGCTCGTTTCGTATCTATTTTCCACTGCGGCCCACTGGGGCAGTTGACGCTTAAACAAGTTATCCACAGCTGCGGACGTCTTCGCCTCGGCTCGCCCGCCGGCTCTGCATAAAGTTGCAGCCATGAGCTCACTTAAGGCCTATGCCACCCATATTGCCTCGGCGATGGACATCCTCGCCGAGGCCCACGGCATGTCTGAACGCGCCCTTGTCGAGCTGGGTTTGCCGGATGTCGAGGCCCACGACCTCCGCGCGCTGGCCGCGGTCTACTTCGGTCCGACCGGCTTCAGCCGCAAGCAACGCCACGCAGCCGCGGCCGCCCGGCACCACGACCTCGTAACGCTCAAGCTGATTGAAAAGTACGTCTCCCGGGTGCGCACGAAGCGTGAAGCGTGGAACCTACGCGTGGAGCTGTGCCGCCTGCGTGGGCCGGCTTCTGAAATCGCCCGCCGCGCTAAGCAACGCCTGCGCGAACTTCGCCCGCGCCGCATGCCACCCCGCGAAGGCGTGCAACTCCTTCGTCGCCCGAACGGACCGTGGACTATGCGGATTACCGCGCCCTCGGCCTTCCTTGCCGAATTCGACGCCGCGCTCGACCCCGACCGCCCACTCGATTCCCTCCGCGACCTACTTCGCGGCACCGGCGCGCCCTCCGCGCGCACCACCACCAACGTCATCATCCCGCTCAACGCCCTAGACCAAATCCTGGACGGCGACGGCGAGGAAGTCACGCTGCGCCTTACCAATGGCGCCACCATTTCCGGCGCCGAGCTCGTCGAGCGCACCTTCACCGAGCACGGCCTTGCGACGCTAATCCACCCCGTCAAGGGCCCCGTCAACCTGTATCGCACATCGCGTTACGCCACCGAGAAACAGCGGCAGATGGCCGCGGCCGAAAATCCCACCTGCCCGTGGCCGCCGTGCAACCATCCGGCGGACAAGGCCCAGATCCATCACCTCAAGGCGTGGAAACACGGCGGGTTGACCAATATGGAGAACCTGACGGTGTGCTGCCCCTACCACAACGGGGTCAACCAGGATGATCCAAATGCCCCGCCGCTGCGCGGGCGCCTTGCCCGAGTCAATGGCAAGGTCCGCTGGGTTCGTTAGCGCTGCCTCTGCGAGGTAGCGCTACTCGGCGTGTCATCGGCCATAAGAACGTCGTGGACAAGGTCGCGCGCGGCGCTTAACGCATCACGACCTGAGTCAGGATGGCCGTCGTTGGCGAATACCTGGCACTCGTGATCAGGGATTACCTCCGCGCGGCGGGTTATGCCACGCTGCGCGGTATAGGCATCAAAGAGGTTATCGATGCTCAGGACTAGTCCTCGTTTTTCAGTTGTTCGCGCAGCTGCTGAAAGTACTCGCGGGCAGCCTGGGGCTGCGCGGTGGAGTGCTGGCCCTGCTGCGGCTGCGGCTCTGCCTGCTGGTTCTCGGAGCGTTGCTGCTCAGCGCGCTGGGAAGCGGCGATGGCTTCGCGCTTAGCGCGTTCGGCCTGTCGCTTAGATTCGCGCTCGATTTCTTCGGCGCGGGAAGGCTTCTTAGGCTGCGGGCGACGGCGCTGCGACGGCTCCTCGGCGGAGTCGAGGGCGCGGTTGGCCATGAGCACGTCGCGCATGCCGCTGAAAAGATCGCCCATCCCCTGCGGGTTGGAAGGCATGTAAAGAACGGACGCCTGGCCGTTGTGGGAGACGTCGACCATTGCGTCGAGGTACTGGGAAACCAGCATGAGGGCTTCGGGGGATTCTTCCACGCCGGCGTCGCGAAGCATCTCGTACTGCTGGGCAATGCCCTCGACGATTTCCTTGCGCTGGTCGGCGACGCCGCGGCCCTGCAGCTTCTTCGCCTCGGCTGCACCCTCAGCTTCCTTCACCACGCGGATCTTCTCAGCCTCCGCCTGGGCGACGGCCGCCTCGCGCTCGCGCTGCGCCGCGTTAATCGAGTTCATGGACTCGCGCACCCGGGAATCGGGGCGGATATCGGTGACCAAGGTGTTGACGAAGTTCCAGCCGTACTCGGCCATGTTGTCGCGCAAGGAGGCCGCAACATTGCGGGCGATGGTGTCCTTGGAGGAGAAGGAATCATCTAGGTTCATATTCGCCACGGAGGAACGAACATTGTCCTGAACGTAGGCCACAATCTGCTGCTCGTGATTGGAGAGCATGTAGTACGCCTCGCGCTCGCGACCCTGGACTACCTCGTACTGCACGGCGACAGGGATTTGGACGAAGACATTGTCCTTCGTCTTGGTCTCCACCATCACGTCCAGCTGGCGCACCTGCAGCGAAATCTTATCGCGTACACGGTCCACCCACGGCATTTTAAAGTGCAGGCCAGCATGCGCCACCTTTTGGAATTTACCCAATCGCTCCAGAATGGCAGCTTCGCGAGTGCGAACGATGAAATAACCATCGAAGAGCGTTCCCAAGATAATCAGCAGGATAATGACTAATACTATGGTGGCAATCATTGAGTCTCCCTAAATGTCGTAATGATCACTAATATTTTCGCATAGGAAATAGCGAAATGCTAGTGATCGTCGATAAGCGAAAAGAGCTTTCCCAAGATGGTCGCACCATCCTCGCGAATGCCGTTGTGCTGGAACTCATTGTTGATCCACGGCCGCAGGTCTCCCAGGTGCGCGGCCGTAGCCAAGGACTCCTCGAGCGGGACGAAAATATCATCGACGTAGATGGCCGCAGCCGTGGTGGGTACCTCGCCCAGCGCATAGGGCGGGGAGAATTCGTGGCGGGCGAGGCCATGGGCGGCGTCGGCAAACGCGTGCAAGGCCGGGTCCTCGTCGAACTGCCAGGGGAAAATGTGCTCCCCGGTCAGCCAGGTACCGGCCTCCGCAAATTCCGGAAATTCCTCGCGCACGCGGTGCGCCGCCCAGTTCGTAGCGGCCTGGCCACCGGCGCCGCCGTAAATCGACTCATGGATTGCGGCGTACAACGGAGCATCCGCAAAGCTCACGCGCTGGCCGACGTCCGCCAGGAAGTCACCCCGCAACCGCTTCTCCCCCGCTACGGTGCGGAAGGGCTCTTCCAGCAGATAGGCCAGCGAATCAAAGCCGGTGCCGCGGCCGAGCTCGATGCCGATAGTGCGAAACCGCAGTGCGGACAAGCGCTCACCGGTAGGAAGCCGCTCATCCGAATTGTCGAGGTGGGAAATGATCTCCTCGATCCGGCCCTGTGCCCACGGGAATTCGCGGTAGAAGCGCTCCTGGCGGGCCTTGAGTTTGCTGAAGGTAGCGCGGTAAAGATCGTCCGCGCCTTTCAGCGTGGGGATACCGCCGGTGAAGAAGGCATGCTCGACGCGCTCGGGCGCTTGGGAAAGGTAGGCGGTGATACAAAAGCCGCCGAAGGATTGGCCGAACAGCGACCATTTCTCGAGTCCGAGGTGCTCGCGCAGGCGCTCGGCATCGCGGACGATATTGTCTTGGCGCAGCAACGCCAAGTGCCCTGCAGTGCGCTCTGCGGCCGGGCTAAGCGCGTCAATGCGGTTTGAGCGGCCGGTGCCGCGCTGATCCATGAGGAAAACGCGGTAGCGCTCTAGCGCCTTGCCAATCAGCCCCGTAGGCGCCAGCGGCCGAGGCGCCGGGAAACCGGGACCGCCCTGCAGGTATAGCAATGCGGGCAGGTCCTCGCCGCCGGGAGGGATTATTTCGCGGGCGTAAAGCCCAAAAGTCCCGTGGGGATTGGAATAATCCCACGGGACTTCTAGGTGGTGCTCTTTAATTGTGTGGCCGAAGCGGCGATAGGAGGTCATGTCCTCCCAGGCTAGTGGACTTCCAGACCCTTCGAGCGGAAGACGTCGCGGATTTTCTCCACATCCTCCGGCTTCGGTGGCTTCGTGTCAGCTAGCTGGTAGTTCATACCCAAGTTATCCCACTTGTCCTTGCCCATATTGTGGAAAGGCAGGACCTCAACGCGCTCAACGTTGGATTTCCAACGCGCCACGATGTTGGCCACATTTTCCACGTTCTCTGGCGAGTCCGTGAGGTCTGGCACCACCACGAAGCGGATCCACACCGCCTTGCCCATCTTGTTTAGCCTGTCGCCGAAGTCCAGCGTGGGCTGGAGTTCGCGCTGAGTGACCTTGCGATAGGTTTCCTCGTCGCCCGACTTGACGTCGAGAAGCACGAGGTCGATATTGTCCAGGTCCTCGTCACGCAAACGCGCACCGAGATAACCGGCAGTATCGATGGTGGTGTGGATGCCCGCATCGTGAACTTCCTTCAGCACGCGGCGCGTGAAAGAAAGTTGGAAGAGGGGTTCACCACCGGAGATGGTGAGACCGCCACCGGAAGCGTTGAAGATTGGCTTATAACGCTTAATGCGCTTGACCACATCCTCGACCCGCTCTAGCGTGCCGGTCTTCATCTCCCAGGTGTCTGGGTTATGGCAGTACTGGCAGCGCAGTGGGCAGCCGGACATGAACATCGTCATGCGGGTACCCGGGCCATCGACGGCGGTCACGAGCTCCCAAGAGTGCACGAGGGCAATATCGCCGGTACGGCGCGCCTCCATGAGTTCGGGGCGGGTAATGTCATCGAATTGAGCGTCGTCTCCCAGGCCCGCGGCCGCGCCGCGGACTCGCTCTCCCTCTTCAGGAGAGAGGGTAACGACACCAGTAACGCCATCTGCCATGATTAGGAACCCTGGTGGAAGGTGCGGGAGATAACGTCGAGCTGCTGCTCCTTGGTCAGCTTGACAAAGTTGACAGCGTAGCCAGAGACGCGAACGGTGAGGTTCGGGTACTTCTCTGGGTGCTCAACGGCGTCCTCGAGGGTGGACTTGTCCAGCACGTTGATGTTTGCGTGGTACAGACCAGAGTTCATCTGGTGTGCATCGCGGTTTGCCTTCATTGCTGACATGCGGTCTTCGAAAGTTGGGGTTGCCATGATTTTCTCCTTTTCGAGATGGTTGAGGGGGGTTAGTGGTTTTTACTTCTCCATGATGAAGCCAGCATCCAGAACGCCCACCAAGTTATTGATGCGCTCTTCTGGGGTGCGGCCCAATCCGGAAGGAGTAATGGTGTTGGTCAGCGAGATGCCGTCCAAGGCGTCCTTGTAATCCAGCTTGCCGACGGACAGCATGGAAGCAACCATGCCGTGGCTGTCAGCACCGTTTTCAGGGTTAGCGCCTGGGGAGAACGGCGTGCCGGCCTTGTGGCCCGACGGGAAGGCGCCTGTTGCCTTGCCGTAGACCACGTTCGAGGTAATGGTCAGCACGGACTGGGTTGGGATGGCATTACGGTACATCGGGATGGCCTTAATCTTTTCCATCACGGTGTGGACAATGGTAGCGGCGATATCATCGGCGCGGTCATCATCGTTGCCGTAGAACGGGAAGTCACCTTCGGTGACGTAGTCCGTAATCAGGCCGGTCTCGTCGCGTACCGGGGTGACCTTAGCGTACTTGATAGCAGCCAGGGAGTCGGCGACGATGGACAGGCCGGCGATGCCGCAGCCCATGGAGCGGACGATATTGGAATCGTGCAGCGCCATCTCGACTGCCTCGTAGGCGTACTTGTCGTGGGAGTAGTGGATGATGTTGAGGGCTTCTACGTAGGTGCCAACAACCCAGTCCAGCATCTCCTCGTACTTCTGCCATACCTCGTCGAAGTCCAGCGGGCCGTCGCCCTTGATGGGCTCGTAGCCTTCGACAACCTGCTTGCCGGATACCTCATCGCGGCCACCGTTGATGGCGTAGAGCAGAGCCTTTGCGGCGTTCACACGAGCGCCGAAGAACTGCATCTGCTTGCCAACTTCCATCGGGGAGACACAGCAAGCAATTGCGGCGTCGTCGCCCCACTGCTCACGAATCTGGCGGTCAGACTCGTACTGGATGGAGGAGGTCTCAATGGAGATGTGGGCACAGAATTCCTTGTAGCCCTCTGGCAGCTTCGGATCCCAGAAGATGGTGATGTTTGGCTCAGGTGATGGGCCAAGGTTAACCAGGGTCTGCAGCAGACGGAAGGAAGTCTTGGTGACCATGTGACGTCCGTCGTTGCCAAAGCCAGCGTCGGACCAGGTTGCCCAGTATGGGTCGCCGGAGAAGATCTGGTCGTAGTCGATGGTGCGCAGGAAGCGAACGATACGCAGCTTGAGAACCAGGGAGTCGATGATCTCCTGGGCGTCTTCCTCGGTGATGATGCCAGCAGCGAGGTCGCGCTC
The nucleotide sequence above comes from Corynebacterium tuberculostearicum. Encoded proteins:
- a CDS encoding HNH endonuclease signature motif containing protein, whose protein sequence is MSSLKAYATHIASAMDILAEAHGMSERALVELGLPDVEAHDLRALAAVYFGPTGFSRKQRHAAAAARHHDLVTLKLIEKYVSRVRTKREAWNLRVELCRLRGPASEIARRAKQRLRELRPRRMPPREGVQLLRRPNGPWTMRITAPSAFLAEFDAALDPDRPLDSLRDLLRGTGAPSARTTTNVIIPLNALDQILDGDGEEVTLRLTNGATISGAELVERTFTEHGLATLIHPVKGPVNLYRTSRYATEKQRQMAAAENPTCPWPPCNHPADKAQIHHLKAWKHGGLTNMENLTVCCPYHNGVNQDDPNAPPLRGRLARVNGKVRWVR
- a CDS encoding alpha/beta fold hydrolase: MTSYRRFGHTIKEHHLEVPWDYSNPHGTFGLYAREIIPPGGEDLPALLYLQGGPGFPAPRPLAPTGLIGKALERYRVFLMDQRGTGRSNRIDALSPAAERTAGHLALLRQDNIVRDAERLREHLGLEKWSLFGQSFGGFCITAYLSQAPERVEHAFFTGGIPTLKGADDLYRATFSKLKARQERFYREFPWAQGRIEEIISHLDNSDERLPTGERLSALRFRTIGIELGRGTGFDSLAYLLEEPFRTVAGEKRLRGDFLADVGQRVSFADAPLYAAIHESIYGGAGGQAATNWAAHRVREEFPEFAEAGTWLTGEHIFPWQFDEDPALHAFADAAHGLARHEFSPPYALGEVPTTAAAIYVDDIFVPLEESLATAAHLGDLRPWINNEFQHNGIREDGATILGKLFSLIDDH
- the pflA gene encoding pyruvate formate-lyase-activating protein, with protein sequence MADGVTGVVTLSPEEGERVRGAAAGLGDDAQFDDITRPELMEARRTGDIALVHSWELVTAVDGPGTRMTMFMSGCPLRCQYCHNPDTWEMKTGTLERVEDVVKRIKRYKPIFNASGGGLTISGGEPLFQLSFTRRVLKEVHDAGIHTTIDTAGYLGARLRDEDLDNIDLVLLDVKSGDEETYRKVTQRELQPTLDFGDRLNKMGKAVWIRFVVVPDLTDSPENVENVANIVARWKSNVERVEVLPFHNMGKDKWDNLGMNYQLADTKPPKPEDVEKIRDVFRSKGLEVH
- a CDS encoding SPFH domain-containing protein, whose translation is MIATIVLVIILLIILGTLFDGYFIVRTREAAILERLGKFQKVAHAGLHFKMPWVDRVRDKISLQVRQLDVMVETKTKDNVFVQIPVAVQYEVVQGREREAYYMLSNHEQQIVAYVQDNVRSSVANMNLDDSFSSKDTIARNVAASLRDNMAEYGWNFVNTLVTDIRPDSRVRESMNSINAAQREREAAVAQAEAEKIRVVKEAEGAAEAKKLQGRGVADQRKEIVEGIAQQYEMLRDAGVEESPEALMLVSQYLDAMVDVSHNGQASVLYMPSNPQGMGDLFSGMRDVLMANRALDSAEEPSQRRRPQPKKPSRAEEIERESKRQAERAKREAIAASQRAEQQRSENQQAEPQPQQGQHSTAQPQAAREYFQQLREQLKNED